From Rutidosis leptorrhynchoides isolate AG116_Rl617_1_P2 chromosome 3, CSIRO_AGI_Rlap_v1, whole genome shotgun sequence, a single genomic window includes:
- the LOC139897934 gene encoding purple acid phosphatase 2-like, with the protein MGGIQWCNIIFVLFLVLKSCVNVDGGSTSTFIRKCEKTIDMPLDSDVFATPPGYNAPQQVHITQGDHVGKAMIVSWVTLDEPGSSTVIYWPDNCRKKRKAEGFITKYSYFNYTSGFIHHCNITHLKHDTKYYYKVGIDHTARTFWFTTPPEVGPDVPYTFGLIGDLGQTYDSNLTLTHYERNPVKGQTMLFMGDLSYADNYPNHDNRRWDSWGRFIERSAAYQPWIWTQGNHELDYAPEIGEYEPFKPYTHRYHVPYKSSQSSSPFWYSIKRASAHIIVLASYSAYGKYTPQYQWLEEELPRVNRTETPWLIVLLHSPWYNSYNYHYMEGETMRVMFESWFVKYKVDVVFAGHVHAYERSERISNIAYNIVNGLCKPVIDQSAPVYITIGDGGNIEGLATNMTEPQPEYSAFREASFGHATFDIKNRTHAYYGWHRNQDGYAVTADTMWFYNRFWNPVDESASA; encoded by the exons ATGGGTGGTATTCAGTGGTGCAATATTATTTTTGTGTTGTTTTTGGTGTTAAAATCATGCGTTAATGTTGATGGAGGTTCAACAAGCACTTTTATTAGAAAATGTGAGAAAACCATAGATATGCCTCTTGATAGTGATGTTTTTGCTACGCCTCCTGGCTATAATGCGCCTCAACAG GTTCATATAACACAAGGAGATCATGTAGGAAAGGCCATGATTGTGTCATGGGTCACTTTGGATGAACCCGGTTCAAGTACTGTTATTTACTGGCCTGATAACTGCAGAAAAAAAAGGAAAGCTGAAGGCTTTATTACTAAATACTCATACTTCAATTATACTTCTGGTTTCATCCACCATTGCAATATTACCCATCTGAAG CATGATACAAAATACTACTACAAGGTTGGGATTGATCACACTGCCCGAACTTTCTGGTTTACAACTCCTCCCGAAGTTGGACCGGATGTTCCTTACACTTTCGGCCTCATTG GGGATTTGGGCCAGACTTATGATTCGAACCTCACTCTTACGCATTATGAAAGGAATCCTGTGAAAGGGCAAACAATGTTGTTTATGGGAGACCTTTCTTATGCCGATAACTATCCAAATCACGATAACAGGAGATGGGATTCGTGGGGTAGGTTTATTGAGCGAAGTGCAGCTTATCAACCTTGGATATGGACTCAGGgaaatcatgaacttgattatgCACCTGAAATT GGAGAATATGAACCTTTCAAGCCTTATACTCACCGGTACCATGTTCCTTATAAGTCATCACAGAGTTCTTCTCCCTTTTGGTACTCCATCAAGAGAGCTTCAGCTCACATCATTGTTTTAGCTTCATATTCTGCCTATG GTAAATACACTCCACAATACCAATGGCTTGAGGAGGAACTACCAAGAGTCAACCGAACTGAAACACCATGGCTCATCGTTTTGTTGCACTCCCCATGGTATAACAGCTACAACTATCACTATATGGAAGGTGAAACCATGCGAGTTATGTTTGAGTCATGGTTCGTTAAGTACAAAGTTGATGTTGTGTTTGCTGGTCATGTACATGCTTATGAACGCTCT GAACGTATATCGAACATTGCCTACAACATCGTTAATGGGCTCTGCAAGCCTGTAATCGATCAATCTGCTCCCGTGTACATAACTATTGGAGATGGTGGAAACATTGAGGGATTAGCAACCAA CATGACAGAGCCTCAACCAGAGTATTCGGCTTTCAGAGAAGCTAGTTTTGGACATGCCACTTTTGATATCAAGAATCGAACTCATGCGTATTATGGGTGGCACCGAAACCAGGATGGATATGCGGTGACAGCTGATACAATGTGGTTTTACAACCGATTTTGGAATCCTGTTGATGAATCTGCTAGTGCTTAG